A single Marinitoga litoralis DNA region contains:
- the amrB gene encoding AmmeMemoRadiSam system protein B: protein MIRYPVVAGSFYPEEKEELIKILDEFFRNLEKEGKKDYINPTGIISPHAGYIFSGKTASYGYAELYKKGNIKRVIIIGPNHTGIGPNISVYPEGSWFTPLGELEIDEKAKYILDRLGIEGDISAHRYEHSIEVQLPFLQYLYGNTFKIIPIVLGDQSLRTSKKLANILKEIVDKGTVVIASSDLNHYENHEITIEKGELIIEAIKDKDPEKLYDSVFKYNISACGYGCINTLLYMDFLEVNVLYHTTSAETFGDYDRTVGYLSVVLEK, encoded by the coding sequence ATGATTCGATATCCTGTAGTAGCAGGTTCGTTTTATCCCGAAGAGAAAGAGGAATTGATTAAAATTTTAGATGAATTTTTTAGAAATTTGGAAAAAGAAGGTAAAAAAGATTATATTAATCCAACAGGTATAATATCACCTCATGCTGGATATATATTTTCTGGAAAAACCGCATCATATGGATATGCTGAATTGTATAAGAAAGGTAATATAAAACGGGTGATAATCATTGGACCTAATCATACGGGTATAGGTCCAAATATTTCTGTTTATCCAGAAGGGTCGTGGTTTACACCATTAGGAGAATTAGAAATAGACGAAAAAGCAAAGTACATATTGGATAGATTGGGTATAGAAGGAGATATTTCTGCACATAGATACGAACATTCAATAGAAGTGCAATTACCTTTTTTACAGTATTTATATGGAAATACATTTAAAATTATACCAATTGTTTTAGGGGATCAAAGTTTAAGAACATCAAAAAAATTAGCAAACATTTTAAAAGAAATAGTAGACAAAGGAACTGTTGTTATAGCATCTAGTGATTTAAATCATTATGAAAATCATGAAATCACAATTGAAAAAGGTGAGCTAATTATAGAAGCAATTAAAGATAAAGATCCAGAAAAGTTATATGATTCTGTTTTTAAATATAACATTTCTGCATGTGGATATGGGTGTATAAACACATTATTATATATGGATTTTTTAGAAGTGAATGTATTGTATCATACAACTAGCGCTGAAACTTTTGGAGATTATGATAGAACTGTTGGTTATTTGTCTGTAGTACTAGAAAAATAA
- a CDS encoding type II secretion system F family protein, with the protein MRLYYFEGKELEIFVNGYVLGKNEKEALKNIDENIEIEKFEYIKRINFKKLSVKEHLKLIKLLKSFISTKLNFFDAIVYIRNSEEISQRIKIVLDLLINNIKAGNSYEKALKMNAYFDSEFRKAFSKATNDEETIKILNRLEKVYSDRLKNSEDIKNIMLYPILLFSALIGLLSFLQFIIVPIFKSSFNTEFNFVASWIIILIIFFLITTTIILLKNRHKYDNIIYKIPLVGKIYRKYALLEFVQITTIFVESGDNTYNAFEKSLEIISSNKLKNEIISILSYLEEGNNIVEATKNTDLKELLFSITISKNLSDIKQPLYILETELNFELNSSIQKIKKILEPILIMIISIIILEVAFSFYNGIFSTINSLGL; encoded by the coding sequence ATGAGACTTTATTATTTTGAAGGAAAAGAATTAGAAATATTCGTTAATGGTTATGTATTAGGAAAAAATGAGAAAGAAGCGTTAAAAAATATTGATGAAAATATAGAAATAGAAAAATTTGAATATATAAAACGTATAAATTTTAAAAAATTAAGTGTAAAAGAACATTTGAAATTAATTAAATTATTAAAATCTTTTATATCTACCAAACTTAACTTTTTTGATGCAATAGTGTATATAAGAAATAGTGAGGAAATATCGCAAAGAATAAAAATAGTTTTAGATCTACTAATAAATAATATCAAAGCTGGAAATTCATATGAAAAAGCGTTAAAAATGAATGCGTATTTTGATTCTGAATTTAGAAAAGCTTTTTCTAAAGCGACAAATGATGAAGAAACGATAAAAATATTAAATAGATTAGAAAAGGTTTATTCTGATAGATTAAAGAATTCAGAAGATATAAAAAATATTATGTTATATCCCATATTATTATTTTCTGCATTAATTGGTCTATTATCCTTCTTACAATTTATTATTGTTCCAATATTTAAATCGAGTTTTAATACAGAATTTAATTTTGTAGCATCATGGATAATAATACTAATTATATTCTTTCTTATAACAACTACTATAATATTATTAAAAAATAGACATAAATACGATAATATAATATATAAAATACCATTAGTCGGAAAAATATATAGAAAATATGCATTATTAGAATTTGTGCAAATAACAACAATTTTTGTTGAAAGTGGAGATAATACATATAATGCTTTTGAAAAATCATTAGAAATTATATCTTCAAACAAATTAAAAAATGAAATAATATCAATTTTAAGTTATTTAGAAGAAGGAAATAATATTGTTGAAGCAACAAAGAATACAGATTTAAAAGAATTATTGTTTAGTATAACAATATCAAAAAATTTAAGCGATATAAAACAACCATTATATATATTAGAAACAGAATTAAATTTCGAATTAAATAGTTCAATTCAAAAGATAAAAAAGATATTAGAACCAATTTTAATAATGATAATATCCATAATTATTTTAGAAGTTGCATTTTCTTTCTATAATGGCATATTCTCAACAATAAATTCTTTGGGGTTATAA
- a CDS encoding PHP domain-containing protein, translating to MLLDLHSHSIYSDGTLSPEELILKAKEKNLTIYSITDHDNIDAQKEAMYYANKYNVNYITGLEISTKFKNMFDILGYNISLDNHELNAALKKVQDFRKNRNKLMIEKLNSLGFDISLDEVINEADGDVVGRPHFARVLLKKGYVKDRDEAFNKYLGDGKIAHIPKEKILPEEAVKLIKNAGGYPVIAHPKYLKLTYKELKELVLKLKEYGLWGIEVYYPKHSNSEIKMFRDLAIETGLYITAGSDFHGANKPDIDLGMNIADELLQKSIEILNKR from the coding sequence ATGCTATTAGATTTACACTCACATTCTATATATTCAGATGGAACACTATCTCCAGAAGAATTGATTTTAAAAGCTAAGGAAAAAAATCTTACTATTTATTCTATCACTGATCATGATAATATTGATGCACAAAAAGAAGCTATGTATTATGCTAATAAATATAATGTAAATTATATAACAGGATTAGAAATAAGTACTAAATTTAAAAATATGTTTGATATATTAGGATATAATATATCTTTAGATAATCATGAACTCAATGCTGCTTTAAAAAAAGTACAAGACTTCAGAAAAAATAGGAATAAACTTATGATAGAAAAACTAAATTCTTTAGGATTTGATATTTCTTTAGATGAAGTAATAAATGAAGCGGACGGAGATGTAGTTGGAAGACCACATTTTGCTAGAGTATTATTAAAAAAAGGTTATGTAAAAGATAGGGATGAAGCTTTTAATAAATATTTAGGAGATGGAAAAATCGCTCATATACCTAAAGAAAAAATATTACCAGAAGAGGCTGTAAAATTAATTAAAAATGCTGGTGGATATCCAGTTATTGCACATCCAAAATATTTAAAATTAACATACAAAGAATTAAAAGAATTAGTTTTGAAATTAAAGGAATATGGCCTTTGGGGAATTGAAGTATATTATCCAAAACATTCTAATTCAGAAATAAAAATGTTTAGGGATTTAGCAATAGAAACTGGATTATATATAACAGCAGGTAGTGATTTTCACGGAGCTAATAAACCAGATATTGATTTAGGAATGAATATAGCTGATGAATTATTACAAAAATCAATTGAAATATTAAATAAGAGGTGA
- a CDS encoding cation diffusion facilitator family transporter: MDYIEREKISTRSSIISIFGNAFLALLKIIIGFLTNSMAILADGLDTATDILTSFMTLIAGKISNKPPDIEHPYGHERAETIATKVVSLIIMYAGLEVLISSIQRLINGNIEIEYAKYILITALISVIGKFILYKYRLSVGKKIKSNAIVADALNMRNDILTSSSVLIGISVLYFTGIWWLDSVIAIFVSFMILKTGFEQFLESSNEFMESSPELKDIYNCIIEEANNIEKIKNPHKIRARKFGYKILIDMHLELPPDMTVEEANNICGVFERRIIEKNNQIKDIVIHVEPYGNAEKEEFGINSININDLKGE; the protein is encoded by the coding sequence GTGGATTATATAGAAAGAGAAAAAATATCTACTAGATCATCTATTATTTCTATTTTTGGTAATGCTTTCTTGGCATTATTAAAGATAATTATTGGATTCTTAACAAATAGTATGGCTATATTAGCTGATGGGTTAGATACTGCTACTGATATTCTCACATCATTTATGACTTTAATTGCTGGAAAAATATCTAATAAGCCACCAGATATTGAACATCCATATGGGCATGAAAGAGCAGAAACCATAGCGACTAAGGTTGTTTCACTAATAATTATGTATGCTGGTTTAGAAGTTCTTATCAGTTCTATACAAAGATTAATAAATGGAAATATTGAAATTGAATATGCTAAATATATTTTAATAACAGCTTTAATATCTGTCATTGGTAAATTTATATTGTATAAATATAGATTATCTGTTGGAAAGAAAATTAAAAGTAATGCTATAGTAGCTGATGCTTTAAATATGAGAAATGATATTTTAACTTCTTCATCTGTTTTAATAGGTATTTCAGTATTATATTTTACAGGCATTTGGTGGTTAGATTCTGTTATCGCTATTTTTGTTTCGTTTATGATTTTAAAAACTGGGTTTGAACAATTTTTAGAATCTTCAAATGAATTCATGGAAAGTTCTCCTGAATTAAAAGATATATATAATTGTATTATAGAAGAAGCTAATAATATTGAAAAAATAAAAAACCCTCATAAGATAAGAGCTAGAAAGTTTGGGTATAAGATATTAATTGATATGCATTTAGAATTACCTCCTGATATGACAGTAGAAGAAGCTAATAATATTTGTGGTGTGTTTGAAAGAAGAATAATAGAAAAAAATAATCAAATAAAAGATATAGTTATTCATGTAGAACCATATGGTAACGCTGAAAAAGAAGAATTTGGAATTAATTCTATAAATATTAATGATTTAAAGGGGGAATAG
- a CDS encoding alanine/ornithine racemase family PLP-dependent enzyme, with amino-acid sequence MYPQLHIYPDRIRQNAENIKKICDEKNIKVTGVTKVVSANIDVVKAIINAGITSLGDSRIQNIIHMKNNGIDAEFMLLRIPMKDELELVVDYVDIVLVSELETVKWLNAVAKEKNKIQNIVYMVDVGDLREGVWYENAVDEIILVEKYKNINLKGIGTNLGCFGGVLPSKDNMEILLGIKNEIEEILNRSLDIISGGNTAALTLIENNLLPKGINHFRLGESIICGTDATNNRVVPGNRQDTIIIEGQIVELKEKPSVPIGETGFDAFGRKPVFEDKGIRKKAILAMGEQDISPDGLIPLDEKIEVLHSSSDHTIVDVTDSDREYKLGDTIQFRMSYGCLLKAITSPYVEKIIEK; translated from the coding sequence TTGTATCCGCAACTTCATATTTATCCTGATAGAATAAGACAAAATGCAGAAAATATTAAAAAAATATGTGATGAAAAAAACATTAAAGTCACTGGAGTAACAAAAGTGGTTTCCGCAAATATTGATGTTGTAAAAGCTATCATCAATGCCGGTATAACATCTTTAGGTGATTCTAGAATACAAAATATTATTCACATGAAAAATAATGGAATTGACGCTGAATTTATGTTACTAAGGATACCTATGAAAGATGAATTAGAATTAGTAGTAGATTATGTTGACATTGTTTTAGTATCCGAATTAGAAACGGTTAAATGGTTAAATGCTGTTGCAAAAGAGAAAAATAAAATACAAAATATTGTATATATGGTTGATGTGGGAGATTTAAGAGAAGGTGTATGGTATGAAAATGCTGTTGATGAAATCATTTTAGTAGAAAAATATAAAAATATAAATTTAAAAGGTATTGGTACTAATCTTGGTTGTTTTGGAGGTGTTTTACCTTCAAAAGATAATATGGAAATATTATTGGGCATAAAAAATGAAATTGAAGAAATATTAAATAGAAGTTTAGATATAATATCTGGTGGTAATACTGCTGCTTTAACTTTAATTGAAAATAATTTATTACCAAAAGGGATTAATCATTTTAGATTAGGTGAATCTATTATATGTGGTACAGATGCTACTAATAATAGAGTTGTTCCAGGTAATAGACAAGATACTATTATTATAGAAGGGCAAATTGTTGAATTAAAAGAAAAACCTTCTGTTCCAATTGGAGAAACCGGATTTGATGCTTTTGGTAGAAAACCTGTTTTTGAAGATAAAGGGATAAGAAAAAAAGCTATTTTAGCTATGGGAGAACAAGATATTTCACCTGATGGATTGATTCCATTAGATGAAAAAATTGAAGTTCTTCATTCTAGCAGCGATCATACCATAGTCGATGTAACTGATTCTGATAGGGAGTATAAGTTAGGAGATACTATTCAATTTAGAATGAGTTATGGATGCTTATTAAAAGCTATTACAAGTCCATATGTGGAAAAAATAATTGAAAAATAA
- a CDS encoding cold-shock protein produces MRGKVKWFDAKKGYGFISGEDGNDVFVHFTALKMDGFKTLEEGQEVEYEVQENDKGLQAVNVRVVE; encoded by the coding sequence ATGAGAGGAAAAGTTAAATGGTTTGACGCAAAAAAAGGTTATGGATTCATTTCTGGTGAAGACGGAAACGATGTATTCGTACACTTCACAGCATTAAAAATGGACGGATTCAAAACATTAGAAGAAGGTCAAGAAGTAGAATACGAAGTTCAAGAAAACGATAAAGGTTTACAAGCAGTTAATGTAAGAGTTGTAGAATAA
- a CDS encoding cold-shock protein gives MRGKVKWFDAKKGYGFISGDDGNDVFVHFTALKMDGFKTLEEGQEVEYEIQENDKGLQAVNVTTL, from the coding sequence ATGAGAGGAAAAGTTAAATGGTTTGACGCAAAAAAAGGTTATGGATTTATTTCTGGTGATGATGGAAACGATGTATTCGTACACTTCACAGCATTAAAAATGGACGGATTCAAAACATTAGAAGAAGGTCAAGAAGTAGAATACGAAATTCAAGAAAACGATAAAGGTTTACAAGCAGTTAACGTAACTACACTCTAA
- a CDS encoding cold shock domain-containing protein — MRGKVKWFDAKKGFGFISGDDGNDVFVHFTALTMDGFRTLEEGQDVEYEIQENSKGLQAVNVTTI; from the coding sequence ATGAGAGGAAAAGTTAAATGGTTTGATGCAAAAAAAGGATTTGGATTTATTTCTGGTGACGACGGAAATGACGTATTTGTACATTTCACAGCTTTAACAATGGATGGATTCAGAACATTAGAAGAAGGTCAAGATGTAGAATACGAAATTCAAGAAAATAGCAAAGGTTTACAAGCAGTTAATGTAACTACTATATAA
- a CDS encoding 5'-nucleotidase C-terminal domain-containing protein, protein MKKFLVMALVVLTVALFAAPTHLVIFHVNDTHGHVWPYSEYHNPDIGGFARIATLVNQEREVNPNVLFLHAGDVNTGVPESDQLDAIPDFVTLHYMGVDAMALGNHEFDNPIETTLMQQRYAGFPFLSANFVTKDGKRLFTPYIIKNVGGVKVAILGVTTEQTQVLEPIHLNGGKFLNVKETVEKYLPELKEKADIVVVLGHLGFGGEYQPLGVEYTTSDQLAKEVKGIDVIIDGHSHTLMEKPAYINKTVVVQAGEWGKYVGRLDLWVENGKVVDYEWAAIPVNMKKYLGKDENGNPMYEYVTEPIPEDPFIKMIADHYYAMGSEELNKVVGETKILLDGERAHVRSGDTNLGHLITDALLWKTGAEVALQNGGGIRASIQEGPITYRDILTVLPFGNTAYVLELTGEELMKVVEYAAQIPAGKGAWLHTAGLTYKIKDGKAYDVMVNGEPIVLNKTYKVVTNNYMAGGGDGYSMLKGAKGYDSGFVVADVVKEYIQHLGTIENYDNSLRVVVEK, encoded by the coding sequence ATGAAAAAGTTTTTGGTAATGGCATTAGTAGTTTTGACAGTTGCATTATTTGCAGCTCCTACACATTTAGTAATTTTTCATGTGAATGATACACATGGTCATGTATGGCCATATAGCGAGTATCATAATCCTGATATTGGTGGTTTTGCTAGAATAGCAACATTAGTTAATCAAGAAAGAGAAGTTAACCCAAATGTATTATTCTTACACGCTGGAGATGTAAACACAGGTGTTCCAGAATCAGATCAATTAGACGCTATACCTGATTTTGTTACTTTACACTATATGGGTGTAGATGCAATGGCATTAGGTAACCACGAATTTGATAATCCTATTGAAACTACATTGATGCAACAAAGATATGCAGGATTCCCATTCTTATCTGCAAACTTTGTTACAAAAGATGGAAAAAGATTATTTACACCATATATTATAAAAAATGTTGGTGGAGTTAAAGTTGCTATTTTAGGTGTAACAACAGAACAAACACAAGTATTAGAACCAATTCACTTAAATGGCGGAAAATTCTTAAATGTAAAAGAAACAGTAGAAAAGTATTTACCAGAATTAAAAGAAAAAGCTGATATAGTTGTAGTATTAGGTCACTTAGGTTTTGGTGGAGAATATCAACCATTAGGTGTTGAATATACAACATCAGATCAATTAGCAAAAGAAGTTAAAGGAATAGATGTTATAATTGATGGACATTCTCATACATTAATGGAAAAACCTGCATATATTAACAAAACAGTAGTTGTTCAAGCTGGAGAATGGGGTAAATATGTTGGAAGATTGGACTTATGGGTTGAAAATGGAAAAGTTGTAGATTACGAATGGGCAGCTATTCCAGTAAATATGAAAAAATACTTAGGTAAAGATGAAAATGGAAATCCAATGTATGAATATGTAACAGAACCAATCCCAGAAGATCCATTCATTAAAATGATAGCTGACCATTATTATGCAATGGGTTCAGAAGAATTAAATAAAGTTGTAGGAGAAACAAAAATATTATTAGATGGTGAAAGAGCTCATGTTAGAAGTGGAGATACAAATTTAGGTCATTTAATTACAGATGCATTATTATGGAAAACAGGTGCAGAAGTTGCATTACAAAATGGTGGAGGAATTAGAGCTTCTATTCAAGAAGGACCAATTACATATAGAGATATTTTAACAGTATTACCATTTGGAAACACTGCATATGTATTAGAACTTACAGGAGAAGAGTTAATGAAAGTTGTAGAATATGCAGCACAAATTCCAGCTGGTAAAGGTGCATGGTTACATACTGCAGGATTAACATATAAGATTAAAGATGGAAAAGCATACGATGTAATGGTAAATGGAGAACCTATTGTACTTAATAAAACATATAAAGTGGTTACAAATAATTACATGGCTGGTGGTGGAGACGGTTATTCAATGTTAAAAGGTGCAAAAGGTTATGATTCAGGATTTGTTGTAGCAGATGTTGTTAAAGAATACATACAACACTTAGGTACAATTGAAAATTACGATAATTCTTTAAGAGTAGTTGTTGAAAAATAA
- a CDS encoding damage-control phosphatase ARMT1 family protein: MIAKYECIGCIIDQIKNIINKNFKEYDEKQKFEIMREVSSEMLKYSSYGKKPIEMARIIYDKLGEYTGHTDYFKEEKKQSNETFLEVFDEMYKFLKNSNNPLKDAAKLSALGNVIDYGVKNSFGELEWELENILKMKKFTIDSFDSFINYLEDAKILLYIHDNAGEIVLDKLFIKLIKEKYPSLHVVSAVRDIPIINDVTLEDAKEIGLEEVSDEVISSGSKIPGTLLSDVNQEFMIAYKQADIIISKGQGNYEGLSNEDEKIFFVMMAKCPVVSRELGVNVGDLIFQENVVTLK; encoded by the coding sequence ATGATAGCAAAATATGAATGTATAGGATGCATCATTGACCAGATAAAAAACATAATTAATAAGAATTTTAAGGAATATGATGAAAAGCAAAAATTTGAAATAATGAGAGAAGTATCTTCTGAAATGCTAAAATATTCATCATATGGAAAAAAACCTATAGAAATGGCTCGAATAATATACGATAAATTAGGGGAATATACAGGCCATACTGATTATTTTAAAGAAGAAAAAAAACAATCTAATGAAACATTTTTAGAAGTTTTTGATGAAATGTACAAGTTTTTAAAAAATTCCAATAATCCATTAAAAGATGCAGCGAAATTATCTGCTTTAGGTAATGTTATTGATTATGGAGTAAAAAATTCTTTTGGTGAATTAGAATGGGAATTAGAAAATATATTAAAAATGAAAAAATTTACCATAGACAGTTTTGATTCATTTATTAATTATCTAGAAGATGCTAAAATATTATTATATATACATGATAATGCAGGAGAAATAGTTTTAGATAAATTATTTATTAAACTTATTAAAGAAAAATATCCAAGTTTACATGTAGTTTCAGCTGTAAGAGATATACCTATAATAAATGATGTGACGTTAGAAGATGCTAAAGAAATTGGATTAGAAGAAGTTTCTGATGAAGTTATATCTTCTGGAAGCAAAATACCAGGCACATTATTAAGTGATGTAAATCAAGAGTTTATGATTGCATATAAACAGGCAGATATTATTATATCAAAAGGTCAAGGAAATTATGAAGGATTAAGCAATGAAGATGAAAAAATATTCTTTGTTATGATGGCAAAATGTCCAGTTGTTTCTAGAGAGTTAGGAGTAAATGTAGGAGATTTGATTTTTCAAGAAAATGTAGTAACTTTAAAATAA
- a CDS encoding RtcB family protein — protein sequence MNIIKESLYKWRIKKFGRMNVDVVVFTDSKTIYSNEYKEAIEQLINVASLPGIVDAAYGMPDIHWGYGFPIGGVAAFDKENGIISPGGVGFDINCGVRVMTTPLKYSEVEKYLDKLLKRIYNEIPVGVGSRNNVKLSVKEMKNIIENGSYWAINNNYGTSDDLNNIEDSGKILHADYKCISSEAIKRGSDELGTLGSGNHFIEIQRVDEVYNNNLGLFKDQVVFSIHSGSRGLGHQIATDYIKIFRDNLKEWNKDIPDKQLINAPFNSQYGQDYFFAMNGAANYAFANRQLIGHRIRKIFKEMFNVEVKLLYDITHNIAKLEKHIIDGKERELIVHRKGATRAFEGYPVIIPGDMGTASYVLLGTSKVAFSSSAHGAGRVLGRRQAKKVLRSNEVLNELKEKNILILAKSKGTIVEEAPEVYKSIDNVIDIVEKTGISKKVAKFLPIGVVKG from the coding sequence ATGAATATAATTAAAGAATCTTTGTATAAATGGAGAATAAAAAAGTTTGGTAGAATGAATGTAGATGTAGTAGTTTTTACTGATTCTAAAACAATATATAGCAATGAGTATAAAGAAGCTATAGAACAGCTTATTAATGTAGCTTCTCTACCTGGTATTGTAGATGCTGCATATGGTATGCCAGATATACATTGGGGTTATGGTTTTCCAATAGGAGGAGTTGCAGCATTTGATAAGGAAAATGGGATAATATCTCCTGGTGGAGTTGGTTTTGATATTAATTGTGGTGTTAGAGTTATGACAACACCTTTGAAATACTCAGAAGTAGAAAAATATTTAGATAAATTGCTTAAAAGAATATATAATGAAATACCAGTAGGAGTAGGATCAAGAAATAATGTTAAACTATCTGTAAAAGAAATGAAGAATATTATAGAAAATGGTTCATATTGGGCTATAAATAATAATTATGGAACATCAGATGATTTGAATAATATAGAAGATAGCGGTAAAATATTACACGCAGACTATAAATGCATTAGTTCTGAAGCAATAAAGAGAGGTTCAGATGAATTAGGTACTTTAGGCTCTGGAAATCATTTTATTGAAATTCAAAGAGTTGATGAAGTATACAATAATAATTTAGGATTATTTAAAGATCAAGTAGTTTTTTCAATACATTCGGGTTCAAGAGGATTAGGTCATCAAATTGCAACAGATTATATTAAGATATTTAGAGATAATTTAAAAGAATGGAATAAAGATATACCAGATAAACAATTGATAAATGCACCATTTAATAGTCAGTATGGACAGGATTATTTTTTTGCAATGAATGGAGCTGCAAACTATGCATTTGCAAACAGGCAATTAATAGGTCATAGAATAAGAAAAATATTTAAAGAAATGTTTAATGTTGAAGTGAAATTATTATATGATATTACCCATAATATTGCTAAATTAGAAAAACATATAATTGATGGAAAAGAAAGAGAATTAATTGTTCATAGGAAAGGAGCTACAAGAGCATTTGAAGGGTATCCGGTAATAATTCCAGGAGATATGGGAACAGCATCATATGTATTATTAGGAACCTCAAAAGTTGCATTTAGTTCTTCAGCGCACGGTGCTGGTAGAGTATTAGGAAGAAGACAAGCTAAAAAAGTATTAAGATCAAATGAAGTATTAAATGAATTAAAAGAAAAAAATATTTTGATTTTAGCAAAATCAAAAGGTACAATTGTAGAGGAAGCACCTGAAGTTTATAAGAGTATAGATAATGTCATAGATATAGTTGAAAAAACAGGAATTTCTAAAAAAGTGGCAAAATTCCTCCCAATTGGAGTTGTAAAGGGTTAA
- a CDS encoding acetate uptake transporter has product MEIKNVNVSEKLANPAPLGLMGFGMTTVLLNLHNAGIFELNVMIMAMGIFYGGLAQIIAGIFEFKKNNTFGATAFTSYGLFWLTLVGIWVMPNMGLPAASSVAVGFYLLMWGIFTLFMFIGTLNGNNATKVVFGTLTLLFFLLAIGDFTGNAAIKVFAGWEGILCGSSAIYTAMAEVLNEKLGRKVLPL; this is encoded by the coding sequence ATGGAAATTAAAAATGTAAATGTTTCAGAAAAATTAGCTAATCCTGCACCATTGGGTTTAATGGGTTTTGGTATGACAACAGTATTATTAAATCTTCATAACGCTGGAATTTTTGAATTAAATGTTATGATTATGGCTATGGGTATATTCTACGGTGGTTTAGCTCAAATAATCGCTGGAATTTTTGAATTCAAAAAGAATAATACATTTGGAGCTACAGCATTTACATCATATGGATTATTCTGGTTAACATTAGTTGGTATTTGGGTAATGCCTAATATGGGATTACCAGCAGCATCATCAGTTGCTGTAGGATTTTATCTTTTAATGTGGGGAATATTCACATTATTTATGTTTATAGGTACATTAAATGGAAACAATGCAACTAAAGTAGTTTTTGGCACATTAACATTATTATTCTTCTTATTAGCAATTGGTGATTTTACAGGAAATGCTGCAATAAAAGTATTTGCTGGTTGGGAAGGAATTTTATGTGGTTCATCTGCAATTTATACAGCAATGGCAGAAGTTTTAAATGAAAAATTAGGTAGAAAAGTATTACCATTATAA
- the deoC gene encoding deoxyribose-phosphate aldolase, with product MVELKDLIKKEIERYKKEFKLVEKDLKLEPKDVAIYIDHTILKATTTPEDIKRICNEAKENKFFSVCVNPVYVPLAKEELKGSDVKVATVIGFPLGANSIDVKAYETDIALNDGADEFDMVINVGMLKAGEYDYIYDEIKAVVEAAQGKTVKVIIETCYLNTEEKIAACVISKEAGAHFVKTSTGFGTGGATVEDVALMKFVVGDALKVKASGGVRSFEDALNMIKVGAERIGASSGVQIVNGKKSISDY from the coding sequence TTGGTGGAATTAAAAGATTTAATCAAAAAAGAGATAGAAAGATATAAAAAGGAATTTAAATTAGTAGAAAAAGATTTAAAACTAGAACCTAAAGATGTTGCAATATATATCGATCATACTATTTTAAAGGCAACAACAACTCCAGAAGATATAAAGAGAATTTGTAATGAAGCAAAAGAAAACAAATTCTTTTCAGTTTGTGTAAATCCTGTATATGTTCCTTTAGCAAAAGAAGAGTTGAAAGGTTCAGATGTAAAAGTTGCTACAGTTATAGGATTTCCTTTAGGCGCAAATTCTATAGATGTAAAAGCATATGAAACTGATATAGCATTAAATGATGGCGCTGATGAATTTGATATGGTTATTAACGTTGGTATGTTAAAAGCTGGCGAATATGATTATATATATGATGAAATAAAAGCAGTAGTCGAAGCAGCTCAAGGAAAAACAGTTAAAGTAATTATAGAAACATGTTATTTAAATACAGAAGAAAAAATAGCTGCATGTGTAATTTCAAAAGAAGCTGGAGCTCATTTTGTAAAAACATCAACAGGTTTTGGAACTGGTGGAGCAACAGTAGAAGATGTAGCGTTAATGAAATTTGTAGTAGGTGACGCGTTAAAAGTAAAAGCATCTGGTGGTGTTAGAAGTTTTGAAGATGCATTAAATATGATAAAAGTAGGAGCAGAAAGGATTGGAGCTAGCTCTGGAGTGCAAATAGTAAATGGTAAAAAATCAATTTCTGATTATTAA